The proteins below are encoded in one region of Saccopteryx leptura isolate mSacLep1 chromosome 1, mSacLep1_pri_phased_curated, whole genome shotgun sequence:
- the PAQR8 gene encoding membrane progestin receptor beta: MTTAILEHLSTLSVSGQQLRRLPKILENGLPKMPCTVPETDVPQLFREPYIRTGYRPTGHRWRYYFFSLFQKHNEVVNVWTHLLAALAVLLRFWAFAEAEALPWAASTLPLLLYVLSSVTYLTFSVLAHLLQSQSELAHYTFYFVDYIGVSVYQYGSALVHFFYASDQAWYERFWLFFLPAAAFCGWLSCAGCCYAKYRYQRPYPVMKKICQVVPSGLAFILDISPVAHRVALCHLAGCQEQAAWYHTLQILFFLVSAYFFSCPVPEKYFPGSCDIVGHGHQLFHVFLSVCTLSQLEAILLDYRGRQEIFLQRHGPLSVYMACLSFFFLTACSAGTAAFLRRKVKARLMKKES; the protein is encoded by the coding sequence ATGACGACCGCCATCCTGGAGCACCTGAGCACCCTGTCGGTCAGCGGGCAGCAGCTGCGCCGCCTGCCCAAGATCCTGGAGAACGGGCTCCCCAAGATGCCCTGCACCGTCCCCGAGACGGACGTGCCGCAGCTCTTCCGGGAGCCTTACATCCGCACGGGCTACCGCCCCACGGGACACCGCTGGCGCTACTACTTCTTCAGCCTCTTTCAGAAGCACAACGAGGTGGTCAACGTCTGGACGCACCTGCTGGCGGCCCTGGCCGTGCTCCTGCGGTTCTGGGCCTTCGCCGAGGCCGAGGCCCTGCCCTGGGCCGCCAGCACGCTGCCGCTGCTCCTCTACGTGCTGTCCTCCGTCACCTACCTGACCTTCAGCGTGCTGGCGCACCTGCTGCAGTCCCAGTCGGAGCTCGCGCACTACACCTTCTACTTCGTGGACTACATCGGCGTCAGCGTCTACCAGTACGGCAGTGCCCTGGTCCACTTCTTCTACGCCTCCGACCAGGCCTGGTACGAGCGCTTCTGGCTCTTCTTCTTGCCGGCCGCCGCCTTCTGTGGCTGGTTATCCTGTGCCGGCTGCTGCTATGCCAAGTATCGCTACCAGAGGCCTTACCCGGTCATGAAGAAGATATGTCAGGTGGTGCCCTCGGGGCTGGCCTTCATTCTGGACATCAGCCCCGTGGCGCACCGAGTGGCCCTGTGCCACCTGGCTGGCTGCCAGGAGCAGGCCGCCTGGTACCACACCCTCCAGATCCTCTTCTTCCTGGTCAGCGCCTACTTCTTCTCGTGCCCGGTCCCTGAGAAGTACTTCCCAGGATCCTGCGACATCGTGGGTCACGGGCACCAGCTCTTCCACGTGTTTCTGTCGGTCTGCACGCTCTCCCAGCTCGAGGCCATCCTCCTAGATTACCGGGGGCGGCAGGAGATCTTCCTGCAGCGCCACGGCCCCCTGTCTGTCTACATggcctgtctgtctttcttcttcttgaccGCGTGCAGCGCGGGCACTGCAGCCTTCCTGAGGCGCAAAGTCAAGGCCAGACTGATGAAGAAAGAGTCCTGA